A stretch of the Lycium ferocissimum isolate CSIRO_LF1 unplaced genomic scaffold, AGI_CSIRO_Lferr_CH_V1 ctg10061, whole genome shotgun sequence genome encodes the following:
- the LOC132041379 gene encoding uncharacterized protein LOC132041379, which yields MYIKDVIANKRRWTDFETVALTEECSSRVRSKIPPKLKDPGNFTISITIGNIELGLELCDLGASINLMPISVGPFILPVDFVILNYEADKSVPLIMGRGFLATVDVMIRVKDGKMSMTVDRQEANFDVFKSTKLQPIMRS from the exons ATGTATATCAAAGATGTGATTGCGAACAAAAGGCGTTGGACAGATTTTGAGACTGTTGCACTTACTGAGGAGTGCAGTTCTAGAGTGAGGAGTAAAATTCCTCCAAAGTTGAAAGATCCGGGCAACTTCACGATTTCAATTACTATTGGCAACATTGAACTTGGACTAGAATTGTGTGATTTGGGTGCTAGTATTAATCTGATGCCCATCTCT GTAGGCCCATTTATTCTGCCAGTTGATTTTGTGATACTTAATTATGAGGCAGATAAGAGTGTTCCTCTCATTATGGGGAGAGGATTCTTAGCTACTGTTGATGTTATGATCCGAGTGAAAGATGGGAAGATGTCCATGACAGTTGATAGACAAGAGGCGAATTTTGATGTGTTTAAATCTACCAAGCTTCAGCCCATTATGAGGAGTTGA